In Labilithrix sp., the following proteins share a genomic window:
- the rpmG gene encoding 50S ribosomal protein L33, which yields MRDIIKMSCENCNRANYVTTKNKRTMAEKFNIKKFCSSCRKHFPHKEGKISKG from the coding sequence ATGCGTGACATCATCAAGATGAGCTGCGAGAACTGTAACCGCGCCAACTACGTGACGACGAAGAACAAGCGCACGATGGCGGAGAAGTTCAACATCAAGAAGTTCTGCTCCTCGTGCCGGAAGCACTTCCCGCACAAGGAAGGCAAAATCTCCAAGGGCTGA
- a CDS encoding rod shape-determining protein yields MIFDWVHGLFSNDLAIDLGTANTLIYVKGKGIVSCEPSVVAVQRDVRGGNKVLAVGREAKEMLGRTPGNIKAVRPLRDGVIADFEITEAMLRYFIARAHNRRTLVKPRIIICVPFGITEVEKRAVKESAESAGAREVYLIEEPMAAAIGAGLPITEPSGNMVVDIGGGTTEVAVISLAGIVYSQSVRVGGDRMDEAIQAYLKRKYNLAIGEQTAERIKMEVGNAYPLETQRTTEVKGRDLVAGIPKTVVVNSDEIREALSEPFNAIVEAVLIALEKTPPELAADIVDKGIVLTGGGALLANLDVLLREETGLPVMVCDDPISAVVLGSGKTLDHMELLKEVTIG; encoded by the coding sequence ATGATTTTCGACTGGGTTCACGGCCTCTTCTCGAACGATCTCGCGATCGATCTCGGAACCGCGAACACCCTCATCTACGTGAAGGGCAAAGGGATCGTCTCATGCGAGCCCTCGGTCGTCGCCGTCCAGCGGGACGTGCGGGGTGGAAACAAGGTCCTCGCCGTCGGGCGCGAGGCGAAAGAGATGCTCGGGCGCACGCCCGGCAACATCAAAGCCGTCCGCCCCCTGCGCGATGGCGTCATCGCCGACTTCGAGATCACCGAGGCGATGCTGCGGTACTTCATCGCGCGCGCGCACAACCGTCGCACGCTCGTGAAGCCGCGCATCATCATCTGCGTGCCCTTCGGCATCACCGAGGTCGAGAAGCGCGCGGTGAAGGAGTCGGCCGAGAGCGCCGGCGCGCGCGAGGTCTACCTCATCGAAGAGCCCATGGCCGCGGCCATCGGCGCCGGCCTCCCGATCACCGAGCCCTCGGGCAACATGGTCGTCGACATCGGCGGCGGCACGACCGAGGTCGCCGTCATCTCGCTCGCCGGCATCGTCTACTCGCAGTCCGTGCGCGTCGGCGGCGACCGCATGGACGAGGCGATCCAGGCCTACCTCAAGCGGAAGTACAACCTCGCCATCGGCGAGCAGACCGCCGAGCGCATCAAGATGGAGGTCGGCAACGCGTACCCCCTCGAGACGCAGCGGACGACCGAGGTGAAGGGCCGCGACCTCGTCGCCGGCATCCCGAAGACCGTCGTCGTCAACTCGGACGAGATCCGCGAGGCGCTCAGCGAGCCCTTCAACGCGATCGTCGAGGCCGTGCTCATCGCGCTCGAGAAGACGCCGCCCGAGCTCGCGGCCGACATCGTCGACAAGGGCATCGTCCTCACCGGCGGCGGCGCGCTCCTCGCCAACCTCGACGTGCTCCTCCGCGAGGAGACCGGTCTCCCCGTCATGGTCTGTGATGACCCCATCAGCGCCGTCGTCCTCGGCAGCGGCAAGACGCTCGATCACATGGAGCTCTTGAAGGAAGTGACGATCGGATAG
- the mreC gene encoding rod shape-determining protein MreC, producing MSAFKRYRDVGIVIVLLAVPFFFLRANMKAPSSLNALDRTLLRISAPVEFAAARLARGISNIWESYVYLVDVKADNDRLNYDNARLKEQVHHLEQKDVENRELRRLLQLREATPGDLVSAQVVGKDFTEFFRVTRVVLDRGSRNIRPHLPVISPDGVVGSVERVNGDAVDVKLAVAADFGVDIEDERTHARGWIRGTGESFRYACKVENVDSRDEVEIGDLLVTSGKGKKFPKGIPVAQVTKVVKREPGREQEIEARPTVNFSRLDAVLIIVGVPDDDEDGKDKKPTAASKQGK from the coding sequence ATGTCGGCCTTCAAGCGATACCGCGACGTCGGAATCGTCATCGTCCTCCTCGCGGTCCCGTTCTTCTTCCTGCGGGCCAACATGAAGGCGCCGTCGAGCCTCAACGCGCTCGACCGCACGCTCCTCCGCATCAGCGCGCCGGTGGAGTTCGCCGCCGCGAGGCTCGCGCGCGGAATCTCGAACATCTGGGAGTCGTACGTCTACCTCGTGGACGTGAAGGCCGACAACGACCGCCTCAACTACGACAACGCGCGCCTCAAGGAGCAGGTGCACCACCTCGAGCAGAAGGACGTCGAGAACCGCGAGCTCCGGCGCCTCCTCCAGCTCCGCGAAGCGACGCCGGGCGACCTCGTCAGCGCGCAGGTCGTCGGCAAGGACTTCACCGAGTTCTTCCGCGTCACGCGCGTCGTGCTCGATCGCGGCTCGCGCAACATCCGCCCGCACCTGCCCGTCATCTCGCCGGACGGCGTCGTCGGCTCGGTCGAGCGCGTCAACGGCGACGCCGTCGACGTGAAGCTCGCGGTCGCGGCCGACTTCGGCGTCGACATCGAGGACGAGCGCACCCACGCGCGCGGATGGATCCGCGGCACCGGCGAGTCGTTCCGCTACGCGTGCAAGGTCGAGAACGTCGACTCGCGCGACGAGGTCGAGATCGGCGACCTCCTCGTCACGAGCGGCAAGGGCAAGAAGTTCCCGAAGGGGATCCCCGTCGCCCAAGTGACCAAGGTCGTAAAGCGCGAGCCGGGCCGCGAGCAGGAGATCGAGGCCCGGCCGACGGTGAACTTCTCGCGCCTCGACGCGGTGCTGATCATCGTGGGCGTGCCCGACGACGACGAGGACGGCAAGGACAAGAAGCCCACCGCCGCCTCGAAGCAGGGGAAATGA
- the mrdA gene encoding penicillin-binding protein 2: MSNLLGARSDVSEFRKRYRWIALAALLFFLILIGRLFQLQIIRGSEYAQTAHENVIRRVTLPTARGVVRDAYGRVLASNRSSFNVLLVPGRVMPSARPPHRKTRDEQDSFTRIADTLRLNPDERVRLAARIRDACITDDDRSPCWHPILVREDLSRDIVAEVKQHAYEMIGAQVVSLPVRYYPFKATGAHMLGYTSEIDGETLEKYRPAGYDQLSPEEKAKVNPLAYEAGDIVGATGVERSWESYLRGQRGWEKRVVDARGRYRTGPDAARLLDAPSRQEPLSGRDLRLTIDMDLMQSVERAMRPHTAGAVVVSDVRTGRLLALYSKPDFDPNELAGGSGRDRIREAFNKLYTDPLRPMLDKTMSGVFHPGSTFKPFSALAALEDREQLTFSPESKERCDGFLSFGRRVFHCTHVHGKVDMHEAIAESCNIYFFKLAESVGMDRIAHVATEFGLGQKTGIGVNPEAAGRIPSKSWYALKYKGQFRIGFTLNTSIGQGATTVTPLQLALAYAAIANGGTVYSPQLVRAVETSDGAIVQDFPPRVRQKANIKPENLSRVSEALYAVVNEEKGTAYPVRDRTLEVAGKTGTAQTGYVNTGNDDPKKAWYLSRDHAWFAAYSPAKAPEISVVVLVEHGGSGPTVAAPVAMQVIKEYHRLQAGRAARLTSAKKEPAPGKAANAPAPAAPPLPREPPPPDPNPPPPDLPTDPIAEPEPDDKASEK, encoded by the coding sequence GTGAGCAACCTCCTCGGCGCCCGGTCCGACGTCAGCGAGTTCCGGAAGCGGTATCGCTGGATCGCGCTCGCGGCGCTCCTCTTCTTCCTCATCCTGATCGGGCGCCTCTTCCAGCTCCAGATCATCCGCGGCTCCGAGTACGCGCAGACGGCGCACGAGAACGTGATCCGGCGCGTCACGCTGCCGACCGCGCGCGGCGTCGTGCGCGACGCCTACGGCCGCGTGCTCGCGTCGAACCGCTCCTCCTTCAACGTGCTCCTCGTCCCGGGCCGTGTGATGCCGAGCGCGCGGCCGCCGCACCGCAAGACGCGCGACGAGCAAGACAGCTTCACCCGCATCGCCGACACGCTGCGCCTGAACCCCGACGAGCGCGTGCGCCTCGCCGCGCGCATCCGCGACGCGTGCATCACCGACGACGATCGCTCCCCGTGCTGGCACCCGATCCTCGTGCGGGAGGACCTCTCGCGCGACATCGTCGCGGAGGTGAAGCAGCACGCGTACGAGATGATCGGCGCGCAGGTCGTGAGCCTCCCCGTCCGCTACTACCCGTTCAAGGCGACCGGCGCGCACATGCTCGGGTACACGAGCGAGATCGACGGCGAGACGCTCGAGAAGTACCGCCCCGCCGGCTACGACCAGCTCTCCCCCGAGGAGAAGGCGAAGGTGAACCCGCTCGCCTACGAGGCGGGCGACATCGTCGGCGCGACCGGCGTCGAGCGCTCGTGGGAGAGCTACCTCCGCGGCCAGCGCGGCTGGGAGAAGCGGGTCGTCGACGCGCGCGGCCGCTACCGCACCGGGCCCGACGCGGCGCGCCTCCTCGACGCGCCGTCGCGCCAGGAGCCGCTCTCGGGCCGCGACCTCCGGCTCACGATCGACATGGACCTCATGCAGTCGGTCGAGCGCGCGATGCGGCCGCACACGGCCGGCGCCGTCGTCGTCTCGGACGTGCGGACCGGCCGCCTCCTCGCGCTCTACTCGAAGCCCGACTTCGATCCGAACGAGCTCGCGGGCGGGTCGGGGCGCGATCGCATCCGCGAGGCGTTCAACAAGCTCTACACCGATCCGCTGCGCCCGATGCTCGACAAGACGATGTCGGGCGTCTTCCACCCGGGCTCGACCTTCAAGCCGTTCTCCGCGCTCGCCGCGCTCGAGGACAGGGAGCAGCTCACGTTCAGCCCCGAGAGCAAGGAGCGCTGCGACGGCTTCCTCTCCTTCGGGCGCCGCGTCTTCCACTGCACCCACGTGCACGGGAAGGTCGACATGCACGAGGCGATCGCGGAGTCGTGCAACATCTACTTCTTCAAGCTCGCCGAGTCGGTCGGTATGGATCGCATCGCGCACGTCGCGACGGAGTTCGGGCTCGGGCAGAAGACGGGCATCGGCGTGAACCCGGAGGCGGCGGGGCGCATCCCGTCGAAGTCCTGGTACGCGCTCAAGTACAAGGGGCAGTTCCGCATCGGCTTCACGCTCAACACGTCGATCGGCCAGGGCGCGACGACGGTGACGCCGCTCCAGCTCGCGCTCGCGTACGCCGCGATCGCGAACGGCGGCACGGTGTACTCGCCGCAGCTCGTGCGCGCGGTCGAGACGAGCGACGGCGCGATCGTCCAGGATTTCCCTCCGCGCGTCCGCCAGAAGGCCAACATCAAGCCCGAGAACCTCTCCCGCGTGAGCGAGGCGCTCTACGCGGTGGTGAACGAGGAGAAGGGCACCGCCTACCCGGTCCGCGACCGCACGCTGGAGGTCGCGGGCAAGACCGGCACCGCGCAGACCGGCTACGTGAACACGGGCAACGACGATCCGAAGAAGGCCTGGTACCTCTCGCGCGACCACGCCTGGTTCGCGGCCTACTCGCCGGCGAAGGCGCCGGAGATCAGCGTCGTGGTGCTCGTCGAGCACGGCGGCTCGGGCCCCACCGTCGCGGCGCCCGTCGCGATGCAGGTGATCAAGGAGTACCATCGGCTCCAGGCGGGCCGCGCCGCGCGTCTGACGAGCGCGAAGAAGGAGCCCGCGCCCGGCAAGGCCGCGAACGCGCCCGCCCCCGCGGCGCCGCCGCTCCCGCGCGAGCCCCCGCCGCCGGATCCGAACCCGCCGCCGCCCGACCTCCCGACCGATCCCATCGCAGAGCCCGAGCCGGACGACAAGGCGAGTGAGAAATGA
- the rodA gene encoding rod shape-determining protein RodA: MPRDSFDWTLFLTASVLAVLGVINLYSATSVARAALSDIYIQQVYWLVLGGILAAVVAVIDYRHYERLGYLLYGVGVLLLVLVFILGKDIRGSSRWINIGSFGFQPSEFMKLFLIIALAKYLHDDPRTEERRMKDLIIPSVIAGIPTLLVLKQPDLGTALIHALIFVTICLLTRIRWQTIASIAVMIGIATPLVWSFVLKDYQKQRVTVFLNPEANLLGSGWHAHHARVAIGAGGWTGQGFMKGTQNQFLFLPEQHSDFPFAVWAEDWGFLGCFFLVCLYGFLVLWAIRIASTAKDRFGAVLAIGVGALIFWHAVFNLGMVMGVLPVVGVTLPLFSAGGSSVLTIMMGIGLLMNVSMRRFWLSSPRTTGLLTRG; this comes from the coding sequence ATGCCGCGCGACAGCTTCGACTGGACGCTGTTCCTCACCGCGAGCGTGCTCGCCGTGCTCGGCGTCATCAACCTCTACTCCGCGACGAGCGTCGCGCGCGCGGCGCTCTCGGACATCTACATCCAGCAGGTGTACTGGCTCGTCCTCGGCGGCATCCTCGCCGCGGTCGTCGCCGTCATCGACTACCGCCACTACGAGCGCCTTGGTTATCTGCTCTACGGCGTCGGCGTCCTGCTCCTCGTCCTCGTCTTCATCCTCGGCAAGGACATCCGCGGGAGCTCGCGCTGGATCAACATCGGCTCGTTCGGCTTCCAGCCGAGCGAGTTCATGAAGCTCTTTCTCATCATCGCGCTCGCGAAGTACCTCCACGACGATCCGCGGACGGAGGAGCGGCGGATGAAGGACCTCATCATCCCGTCCGTCATCGCCGGCATCCCGACGCTGCTCGTCCTGAAGCAGCCCGACCTCGGCACCGCGCTCATCCACGCGCTGATCTTCGTGACGATCTGCCTGCTCACGCGCATCCGCTGGCAGACGATCGCGTCGATCGCGGTGATGATCGGCATCGCGACGCCGCTCGTCTGGTCGTTCGTGCTGAAGGACTACCAGAAGCAGCGCGTCACGGTGTTCTTGAACCCGGAGGCGAACCTCCTCGGCTCGGGCTGGCACGCGCACCACGCGCGCGTCGCGATCGGCGCCGGCGGCTGGACGGGCCAGGGTTTCATGAAGGGGACGCAGAACCAGTTCCTCTTCCTGCCGGAGCAGCACTCGGACTTCCCGTTCGCGGTCTGGGCGGAGGACTGGGGCTTCCTCGGGTGTTTCTTCCTCGTGTGCCTCTACGGTTTCCTCGTGCTCTGGGCGATCCGCATCGCCTCCACCGCGAAGGACCGCTTCGGCGCCGTCCTCGCGATCGGCGTCGGCGCGCTCATCTTCTGGCACGCCGTCTTCAACCTCGGCATGGTCATGGGCGTCCTCCCGGTCGTCGGCGTGACCCTCCCCCTCTTCTCCGCCGGCGGCTCGAGCGTCCTGACGATCATGATGGGCATCGGCCTCCTGATGAACGTCTCCATGCGCCGCTTCTGGCTCTCCAGTCCCCGCACGACGGGCCTCCTCACCCGCGGCTAA
- a CDS encoding biopolymer transporter ExbD produces MAPPQGAPPGGGAPGAPRAPQKPAGMATYKRALRKEIRRRHKDPEIDFLNITAMLDMMTIILVFLLKSMSQSSASLPQSGDLTMPKSVLTTEASQEGVAVLISKSSIVVDDNVVATVPADATHGLEGKFKRSGPNDFYIVPLANALQSWRERDRQVRIATGKDPSSSEAIIIADANTPYRLLSEVLYTLGQSEFAKFHLMVLQSGGGP; encoded by the coding sequence ATGGCTCCGCCGCAGGGGGCGCCGCCGGGAGGTGGGGCGCCGGGCGCGCCGCGTGCGCCGCAGAAGCCGGCGGGGATGGCGACGTACAAGCGTGCACTCCGCAAGGAAATACGGCGCCGTCACAAGGATCCGGAGATCGACTTCCTGAACATCACGGCGATGCTCGACATGATGACGATCATCCTCGTCTTCTTGCTCAAGAGCATGAGCCAGTCGTCGGCGTCGCTCCCCCAGTCGGGCGACCTCACGATGCCGAAGAGCGTGCTGACGACGGAGGCCTCGCAGGAGGGCGTCGCGGTGCTCATCTCGAAGAGCTCGATCGTCGTCGACGACAACGTCGTCGCCACGGTGCCCGCCGACGCGACGCACGGCCTCGAGGGCAAGTTCAAGCGCTCGGGCCCGAACGACTTCTACATCGTCCCGCTCGCGAACGCGCTCCAGAGCTGGCGCGAGCGCGATCGTCAGGTCCGCATCGCGACGGGCAAGGACCCGAGCTCGAGCGAAGCGATCATCATCGCGGACGCGAACACGCCGTACCGCCTCCTGAGCGAGGTGCTCTACACGCTCGGCCAGAGCGAGTTCGCGAAGTTCCACCTGATGGTCCTCCAAAGCGGCGGCGGCCCGTAG
- a CDS encoding biopolymer transporter ExbD: MATERLSAAQRSKIRRLSQPREHAPDEAGGELNIVPFLDIIMNVLMFVLATISVTFTATIDTNPPRAGSGARAPTTPTLGLTVLVVPDGFSLKARGGNVAPGCGDVGAGIAIPKKENDFDYTALKACAQKLKASSADFKDEMGVTILANPPIPYQVVISTMDAVRNNEAGEPMFPEVTFGVAR, from the coding sequence ATGGCTACCGAGAGGCTCAGCGCAGCGCAGCGGAGCAAGATCCGACGGCTGTCCCAGCCGAGGGAGCACGCGCCCGACGAAGCGGGCGGCGAGCTCAACATCGTTCCATTCCTCGACATCATCATGAACGTCCTGATGTTCGTCCTCGCGACGATCAGCGTGACGTTCACCGCGACGATCGACACGAACCCGCCGCGCGCGGGCAGCGGCGCGCGCGCGCCGACGACGCCGACGCTCGGCCTCACCGTGCTCGTCGTCCCGGACGGCTTTAGCCTCAAGGCGCGCGGCGGCAACGTCGCGCCCGGTTGCGGCGACGTCGGCGCGGGCATCGCGATCCCGAAGAAGGAGAACGACTTCGACTACACGGCGCTGAAGGCCTGCGCGCAGAAGCTCAAGGCGTCGTCCGCGGACTTCAAGGACGAGATGGGCGTCACCATCCTCGCGAACCCGCCGATCCCGTACCAGGTCGTGATCTCCACGATGGACGCGGTCCGCAACAACGAGGCCGGCGAGCCGATGTTCCCCGAGGTCACCTTCGGAGTCGCGAGGTAG
- a CDS encoding MotA/TolQ/ExbB proton channel family protein, whose amino-acid sequence MFVAFLSSVAEAPASGGGGGSGGFMEAFKENPIFLSMNLFVSAVVIALIVERTAFQLGKYRVNSKEFFAQIKKLVTAGNIDRAIKLCDAGDYPTLQLVKAGLTHANKGPDEIDAAMSEKIGELKPAVEKRIGSLWSLANIATLIGLLGTVLGLIHTFGAVSAPGLSAADRQRILANGIAEAMYNTAMGLGIAVICMIAHLLLHQRAKNIQHDLDATQERVFNLLTIQTRPGGY is encoded by the coding sequence ATGTTCGTGGCTTTTCTGAGCAGCGTTGCCGAAGCCCCGGCATCGGGCGGCGGAGGTGGCAGCGGAGGCTTCATGGAGGCCTTCAAGGAAAACCCCATCTTCCTCTCCATGAACCTCTTCGTCAGCGCGGTCGTCATCGCGCTGATCGTGGAGCGCACGGCCTTTCAGCTCGGCAAGTACCGCGTCAACTCCAAGGAGTTCTTCGCGCAGATCAAGAAGCTCGTGACGGCGGGCAACATCGACCGCGCGATCAAGCTCTGCGACGCCGGTGACTACCCGACGCTGCAGCTCGTGAAGGCGGGCCTCACGCACGCGAACAAGGGGCCGGACGAGATCGACGCGGCGATGAGCGAGAAGATCGGCGAGCTGAAGCCGGCGGTCGAGAAGCGGATCGGCTCGCTCTGGTCGCTCGCGAACATCGCGACGCTGATCGGCCTCCTCGGCACGGTCCTCGGCCTCATCCACACGTTCGGCGCCGTCTCCGCGCCGGGCCTCTCCGCCGCCGATCGCCAGCGCATCCTCGCGAACGGTATCGCGGAGGCCATGTACAACACCGCGATGGGCCTCGGCATCGCAGTCATCTGCATGATCGCGCACCTCCTTCTCCACCAGCGCGCGAAGAACATCCAGCATGACCTCGACGCGACGCAGGAGCGGGTGTTCAATCTGCTGACGATCCAGACGCGCCCCGGCGGCTACTGA
- a CDS encoding MotA/TolQ/ExbB proton channel family protein — protein MAGLWKAYKEGGVVMMSIILLWSIFTIGIIIERALYLYGSSINKDVFLATMQKCILAGDVAKAVKMCSAANAPLARIVQAGLVKVNRPDEEVQAAMDEAALREIPKIAKRTGFLALLANLAMLTGLLGTVTGLITSFGAVSGESVDPAQKARILAEGISEAMHCTWFGLLVAIIGLIGFAVLNGKTQGLEDDINEASVQVLNLVVTNRQKVNLSAVAA, from the coding sequence ATGGCTGGTCTGTGGAAGGCATACAAAGAAGGCGGCGTGGTGATGATGAGCATCATCCTGCTCTGGTCGATCTTCACGATCGGCATCATCATCGAGCGCGCGCTGTATCTGTACGGCTCGTCGATCAACAAGGACGTATTCCTCGCCACGATGCAGAAGTGCATCCTCGCGGGAGACGTCGCGAAGGCCGTGAAGATGTGCTCGGCTGCGAACGCGCCGCTCGCACGCATCGTCCAGGCCGGCCTGGTCAAGGTCAACCGCCCCGACGAGGAGGTGCAAGCGGCGATGGATGAAGCCGCCCTCCGCGAAATCCCGAAGATCGCGAAGCGCACAGGCTTCCTCGCGCTCCTCGCGAACCTCGCGATGCTCACAGGCCTCCTCGGCACGGTGACCGGGCTCATCACGAGCTTCGGCGCCGTCTCCGGCGAGTCCGTCGACCCCGCCCAGAAGGCGCGCATCCTCGCGGAGGGTATCTCCGAGGCGATGCACTGCACCTGGTTCGGCCTCCTCGTCGCCATCATCGGCCTCATCGGCTTCGCCGTGCTCAACGGCAAGACGCAGGGCCTCGAGGACGACATCAACGAGGCGAGCGTCCAGGTGCTCAACCTCGTCGTGACCAACCGCCAGAAGGTCAACCTCTCCGCGGTTGCGGCCTGA
- a CDS encoding biopolymer transporter ExbD, whose product MGGVDVGGGGGGKRKLDSEINMIPMIDLLMVTISFLLITAVWTHMARINADAQVPGPPRPDQEVEKQEPEKQLHVEMRSPDKFVLIWKQAGTVISTVDVPRKDNVVTKDDGKKLVRYPDLAAKIDAEWKSVGQHRTATDKKFDTAILHTDNETPYVYLIGVIDAIYQPKRPVTVAGKEEQVPAFNLTFAVN is encoded by the coding sequence ATGGGTGGCGTAGACGTCGGCGGCGGTGGAGGCGGAAAGCGGAAGCTCGACTCGGAGATCAACATGATCCCGATGATCGACCTCCTGATGGTCACGATCTCGTTCCTCCTGATCACGGCCGTGTGGACGCACATGGCGCGCATCAACGCGGATGCGCAGGTGCCGGGCCCTCCCCGGCCGGATCAAGAAGTCGAAAAACAGGAACCCGAGAAGCAGCTCCACGTCGAGATGCGCTCGCCCGACAAGTTCGTCCTCATCTGGAAGCAGGCGGGCACGGTCATCAGCACGGTCGACGTGCCGCGGAAGGACAACGTCGTCACCAAGGACGATGGCAAGAAGCTGGTCCGCTACCCGGACCTCGCCGCGAAGATCGACGCCGAGTGGAAGTCGGTCGGCCAGCACCGCACCGCGACCGACAAGAAGTTCGACACGGCGATCCTGCACACCGACAACGAGACTCCCTACGTCTACCTCATCGGCGTGATCGACGCGATCTACCAGCCGAAGCGCCCCGTCACCGTCGCCGGCAAGGAAGAGCAAGTCCCGGCGTTCAACCTCACCTTCGCGGTCAACTGA
- a CDS encoding biopolymer transporter ExbD — protein sequence MHAVPLKFVQKKVTGGGHRDTNASLSLTSMIDFLVVTVVFLLLTFSASGETPTTKGVRLPDAENTLDMIDAPMVGVTGSLILVDGNPAGNTRAIEDSKRLQRIDELFNILKQKREVWKQLHPGKEFPGVVVLQIDQDVQAIVVKSIFQTAAFAGFPNVSFMVGSLPKTKTE from the coding sequence ATGCATGCGGTCCCGCTCAAGTTCGTGCAGAAGAAGGTCACCGGCGGCGGCCATCGCGACACGAACGCGTCGCTCTCGCTGACGAGCATGATCGACTTCCTCGTCGTCACCGTCGTCTTCCTCCTCCTCACCTTCAGCGCCTCCGGCGAGACGCCGACGACGAAGGGCGTGCGGCTCCCCGACGCCGAGAACACCCTCGACATGATCGACGCGCCGATGGTCGGCGTGACGGGCAGCCTGATCCTCGTCGACGGCAACCCCGCCGGCAACACGCGCGCGATCGAGGACTCGAAGCGCCTCCAGCGCATCGACGAGCTCTTCAACATCCTCAAGCAGAAGCGCGAGGTCTGGAAGCAGCTCCACCCGGGCAAGGAGTTCCCCGGCGTCGTCGTCCTCCAGATCGATCAGGACGTGCAGGCCATCGTCGTGAAGAGCATCTTCCAGACCGCAGCGTTCGCAGGCTTCCCGAACGTCAGCTTCATGGTCGGCTCCCTCCCCAAGACAAAGACCGAATAA